The genomic interval TCGGACCTGCTTTTTACATCTCTCTCGTTATTTGGGACCCTATTCATCTCTTTGGGCTTCTATTGAATCGAGAAATAGGTTTGATTGTCTATCTTTTTGATATAATATATATAAGGCATCCTCCAGATAATTCAAATCGAAGCAATTGGATGTCCGACTCGAGCCTATATGACATGACCAATCAATAGAAATACTCTAACACTCCACCTTTGTCATATATTCCATACATCACACTAGATAGATATCATATTCATGGAATACGAGTGACTTTCAAGATGCCTTGGTGGTGAAATGGTAGACACGCGAGACTCAAAATCTCGTGCTAAAGAGCGTGGAGGTTCGAGTCCTCTTCAAGGCATAATATTGAGAATACTCATTGAATGAGCAATTCAATAAGAGGCGCCTGTTGGCATTCCAGACTTCCTTCTCCTTTCAGGGCCTATCCGAAAGAGAATCCAGTACTTCTTGGTCGTGAATATCTGAATAGGACAAACCGCCCCGTGGATATCTTTGCTTCGGAACAAAACAATTAGAATTAGGCTCGCGGTCAACTGGAATGTGTATTATCCATATGGAATGTATATTATCCATATAGGGGATCTTTCAATTGAGAAGATCCGTCGACCTGAGAGACGAAGAGAAAGGTCTATCTATTTTATTTAGTTATTCAGTTAAACCAATGATTCGTTATTGTAACAGATAGCAACAACCATTTCATCCGACATGCGTATTTTTTATTTTCCAATGGATTTAAATCTTTCATTAATGGAAATCTTTTGATGTAGTGAGTAATAGCTCTGGTTGTTCGCTGTTCAAGAATTCTTGTTTAGGCAGTTCATATCATCCATACATAATGTTTTGATCTAAGATTTCAATTCTTCCGTGTTTCAGCAGTAGTATATTGTTCCACGGAGCTAAGGTCCAAAATATGGAAGAAAGAGGTGTTTCCACGACTCTACCACCCAGTCAATTCTGTTCCGCTTAATCCCTATTTCATGGCCACATATCTTTCCGGCTAAGGAATGGGAAACCTTTATCTTGTTACATGAATCCAATTTTCGTTTCATCCGGGAAAAGCCATCTTTTTTTCAACAATGTCTTTGTCATTTGATCCAATAGCGTTCCGTTAGATAGGAACAGATTTGATAAATACTGATAACTCTCGGATGGAGTATTAGAACGGAAAAATCCATTAGATAATGAACTATTGGTTCTAAGCCATCTCTGGCGATAAATCAACAATTCGAAGTGCTTTTCTTGCGTATTCTTGCTAAACCAGCGTTTATATATAGATGTAGGAAGATCTGTTTGGGAAGTAAGAAGCCCCTTTGGCATCTCTTCATCTGCAAAGAATTCTCGATATGAAAACACAGAGACAAAGGGCTGATTTTTGAATAGGAAAAAAAGTGGATCTGCAGGGTCCCAAATGAATTGGCTTATTAGAAAAAAGCCTTGTTCTTTGGAAGATCTATCTCTTGTCTGGTACTGCACGGTTCTACTCTGCAAGAACTCCGAATCATTCTCTTGAAGCTCATCCTCTTCATCATAAATGATCCGCTTGCCCCGAAATGACCTAGCCCAATAGGGAAATCCCAATTCATTGGGCCTTTCTATTTGATTGTATCGAAAGGCCCAAGGGCGCCATATTCTAGGAGCCCAAACTATGTGATTGAATAAATCCTCCTCTATCTGTTGCCGTTCGAGGACTCCTTCTCGTTCCCCTTCTTCAAACTCCGATTCGTATTGTTCATAGAGAAATCTCTGATCAACGATAGAACAAGATCCATTTTGCATCATATCTAAGGGATTCCTTGGTTCGGGCCGAAGAAGCAATGTCACTCGATCATTATCAAACTGACTGCAATCTTTTTCTGTCCGTGAGGATCCCACCAGGGTGCCTTCTACTTCTAATAGGCCATGAACTAGATCAGAATCATTCTCAACGAGTCCATAAGAAGTGATTCCATTTTTTTCATCGGGTCCGGGTAGAGACCAAAGGTCTTGAGCGACCGATCCGGCAGAACAACTCAAAAGATAAAGAAGTATCGTTAATTTCTTCATGCTCGTTCCAAGTTCGAAGTACCATTTGTACAAATAAGAATCCCCTTCGTTACATGATTTCTTCTTCATATAGAGAGATATAGGATCTATGGAGCAATTACTTAGAAGTACGTTTTGTGCAACAGCCCTTCCTATCTGATAGAAAAGGATCCCATGATCATGAACCGATCTTACCTGGGATCGCAAATCCCAAGTTTGTCTATGAAGAGCAGATCTAATTATATTAGTGTCTATAATGAATTTCTTCTGTGTAATACTAATCGATAGGGCCTCATTGGTAAGTGCTACAAGATCTCGTACATTGGAACCCATGGTTATGGACCCGAATCCATTAGTATGGAACATTTTCTTTTCCAAGTGAAATCCCCTAGTATATGAAAGAGTGAAAAAGTGCTTTCGTTGTTGTGGAATAAGAAGCCTTCGTATCTTAATGCATGTATTTAATTTATTCGGAGCTATTAGAGCGGGATCTACTTTTTGGGGAATATGAGTCGAAGCAATAACAAGAATATTTCTAGTGGAACGTCTTTCACAATCCCTGGAGAGATAGTTCACTAATAGACCGAGGGATAAGTAATTCGACTCATTCACATCTAGATCATGAATGTTTGGAATCCATATTATGCAAGGAGACATTGCTTTTGCTAATTCGAATTGAAGGGTGATATAAAATCGGTCTATTTCCGGCATCATATCCATAGTTAGCGCATTCGTCATAGTTAGAAGCTCCAGCTCCGTATCAAGGTCACGGTCAATATCGTCACTATCCCCAATATCGTCACTATCATCAATAAGAAAACCCTTAGGCTTGTTATCCAGGAACTTGTTCAGAAATACTGTAATGAAAGGAACATAGGAGTTTTCCGCTAGGTATTTGACCAAATAGGATCGTCCAATTCCTATAGAACCTATCACTAAAATACCCCTAGAGGGGGATAGGGCTAAGCGGAGCGAAAAGGGTTTTCCATGAGATGGGAAATGAAAACGATTAGCCCCACACGAGGTTTGTGAATAAGTGATTGTCTGATAATGAGCAAGGAATATCCGTCTTTCTGCTAAACAGGATGTATTGAACTCATAATTCATTAGATACTTTTTATGAATGTCAACTAAGTATCGTAAGTAAATTGCTCCCGGTTGTTCAATCATTTGATAACCAGAGTCATTCTTTGATAAATGATCACTATGAGTCAGACTCCATAGAATTTGATCAATCCTTTTTTCTGTCGTTAAGGTGGAGAACTGAACCAAGAATTCTCTTTCTTTATCATCAATCGAATCACTGTTCGAGACCCAGGATTCTATTTTATCATCAATCCAATCACCGTTCACGTTTTTTCTTTTTCTTATCAATGAATAGATCTCTTTACTTGTATGACTTAGATGTCTCGTATTTCTCGAAAAAGCGATTCGATTGATGGGATTTGGTATGATACTTATGAGATCGATGAGATTGATATTCAAATATTTCTTCTTAGAACGTATTGATTTGACCCCATAAGCGGGACTACCACCCCATAGCATGTTGCCGCCAGAAGCATAACCCCGTATTTCTTCTATAGAATCTCCTAATTGTTCCAGAGCAACTAGAAAGAGATTCTTTAACCATAAAGAATTCAGTTCAGATGTAGGATACCTATCCAGAAGTTTTCGCAACTCAATCATGTATGATGGAATCATCAAAGATTTGACCTTTTCGAACTCTGTCTGTAACTCACTATAGGCTCGAGAAACAAAGAGAAGATGTGTACGAACGAGATATCCAGCAACAAGAAGAAGGAAAAGGATTGAATAGAGGAACTCCCGAACATTTGGCGATCTCAGATGTGTCGATATCAACGGTGACTCATTATTTCGATGAATCATTTCTGCGGACAGAAGAAGATTATGTAAACACTTACTCGAAATCTCACTTATCTGATTCCATTGTGTCTTCCACAATTTTTTCTGAAGAATTCGCCATGATATATCTGATCCATGCATAATATCATGAAAAATGGATACAAATTTTTGGCTGCTACTTAGTATCGGCAATAGGTCTGAAAAAGTATCTAAAAATATCCAATTTAGATATTTGTACCCTGTCGAAGTAAGGAACCATGGCATATATGTTTGGAATAGATTCCATTTTGAGAGAGTTGAAAAAGCACTATCTCGTTGAAAAGTTCTATACATCTGCCCTTTCTCAAGGCATTTCTTTAGACAAAGACTCCGTTTTTTCCTCTTTTCGGATGGTAAATATTTCTCAGAATATGGAGTGTGAATCAAACCCATGTTTGAATTGAAATTGAGATACTGCTGCAAGTTCTTCCCCTCTGAATCAGATAGATTCATATCTGAAAGAGGTTTACAATAAGTTCTTTCAAAATTGACTATTTGTCCCTCTGTTAGAGGTGTTCCAAAAATGTCTGCGATCGAGTAAATAGCTCTACGAACGAATGGATCGGATCGAATTGGAAAATGTAAAGATTTGTACAAGTTATACCTTTCGTCACCACTTTGTGGAAAATCGTTAGGTATGAATATGTTAGATACCTGTGACTCGATTGGTGAAATAGTATCTCTCTCCAAAAAAGCATGTTTTTTTTTACCGCCGCACAAAGAAAATATTTTGTTGCGAATGAACAAGATATTGAGGAATTGTCCATACGTAAAATCATAATTATTGACACGGGCCTTTTCCACATAAAAAGGGAATCTTTTGTTACAATCGAAGCAGAAGTGATGTGGATTATTCAAGAATCGAAGTCGATTTGCTTTATAAAAAGAAGATATCAATGAACTTCGATGAAATGGTTTCGCGGGATTCGGCCAATTGTCTTGATCGTGGGATATCATTGAGAAATAGGAATCCGTGTTATCAAAAGATTTCCTGCGATTATTTCTAGTATGGAATGAGTCAATCATCCACCACTTTGGTATCTTATTGAACAAAAATGGTGATATTGTTCCTCCATTGATCAAGAATTTCGATTTCTGGGAAGTATCATGATCATCCAATAAGAAGGGTTTCCATTTTTTCAAATGAACGATTTGAAGACCTATTGATTCTAACAACTGATTGCAGAGTTGATCATTCGGACCTTTCAATTCATAGATGTGGATCTCGGACCTATGAATGGGGATATTCCCGAAACTCACAAAGAAAAAGGGAAGTGAGTTAGACAAAAAGAGAAGAAACTTGGACAAAAAAAGAAGTAACTTGGACAAAAAGAAAGGAAGTGACTTAGACAAATCTTTTTTGTCGATAACCTCAGACCAATCAATCGAATATTGATTAATACGTAATCGATCGAACACTACTTGAAAATGAAAACGGCTCTTCTGTTCAGAAATGAAATGTTCCAAATGTTCCTGGAAATTCTTGCTCCCATTGGACCATTTGTATCTATATGCATTAGGATCCCGATTCATAGATCTCTCGGTTCGAGAAATAAAAATACGAGGATCGAACCATTTCTTCTGGCTCTTTTTCAAATTTGATAAATGTTGGTTGATCGTATATTTCATTATAGTTCTATGATTCAGAGTATCATTTCCTATTTGATCCCTTTGAATTCCATATTCGAAGTTGCGATCGGATCTATTCATTAAAAAGAATCGATTCAATACATTTATTATGTACCCACAGGTGTTATATTGGATTTGAATCAGATTTCGGATCAATCTATATTGATTGACTGCCTCCATTATGTTGTTGCTAGCAAATACCACTATTTTTGGTTTTGGATCTTCCAAATCATTCCCGCAGGAGGTCCGGACCCATTTTTTTCTGATCCTTCGATAAAAGGATTCATTCTCTTCATAAAAAATAGGAGGTAGAACCAATAAATATTTCTTTTTCGATTCATCCCTGGAGTTGAATACCTCATTCAAGAATTGTTTTTGATCCAATCTGCAGGAATCAATAGAAAGGGTAAATCCCTTATGATACGCCAGATCCGGCTCGGTTATTGATAGAGTGAATATATCCGCCATTTCTTGAAATCTCTCTTCTGATTCAAAATCGTGGTGTAACGTGTATCCCCCCCTGTTCCGGTCACGAACTAGATGAAATAAATCAAAAAATGGATTTTTGTTCAAGAATGAAATCTTATTGGAACTGTCCATATCCAGTTCATCCTTCGGAACCATATCACATCCCGGATCTGATGAAATAGGATGAATTGAGACGGTATTTTGTAAATAAGTAATTATCTTGAATATATTAACTATTTCTTTCTTTTCCGATCGCCTGGAAGGAACAAAAGAAACATCTTGTTCTTTCTTCAACAATTTCTGATCTCTAATGGACCTCTCAGTAGGATTCGAACCCAGATGAAGTTCTGACCATCTGTCAGAGAAAAAAGAACGAATGGATCTTGTAGGATTCCCAAGAAATTCTTCGATTTCTTCCGGAAGCAGATGATTATTCATCTGCTTCTCACGTTCCGTAAATAGCCGGGACATTGAGGAATATCCAGAAAGGCATTTAGGGAATCGGTCTGATTCTATCTCTGTTCGTTCCGTTTGAAGAAAGGAAGGATCCCAAAGAATCGATCTTTCTTTTAGTTGTTGAATCTCTCGTTGATTGATCAATGTGTGATATTCCGAATCCTCATTACTAATGGAATCGAAATGATCTCTGGATTGATCAGAAGATCCTTTCAATTGGCTAGAATCCGTTACTTGAACGAAACTAGATCTTGTGGAATCATATTGAATATTTGACGATACATTCCGTACCTTGCTAAAAAACCGATCCTTGTTTACCAACCACACATTGTCTAACCAAATCCAATTCTCTCTCGATATGTTCCTCAAAAAATCCGATTCGTGCGGATTCTTCCCCCAACTAAAGAAGAGATCTTGGCGGAATTGCCACATATGAAATTGAGCACAATTTTGCAAAGAAATAGCCCACTTGTTTTTCGAGAAGAGATGGGAAACATGCTCAATATCATTTGATTGAATAGTTGACCCAGCTACTTGTTGTTTGAAGAAACCCTCCACTTCAATTGGTATTTTTTCACGAAAAGCAAACATGAGATAACAAATCCAGTCTTTCACTAAGATTTCGAATAGCTGTCCCGAATTCAAGTTGATTATGTTTCGCCTCTTCCTCGGAGAAAGACGATCAAACAATTCCCAATCATGGTCCTTGCGGATCGGATCATCAATATAATATACAAAAAGAAACTCCAGATATTTGATATCTTTCTCTTGGAATGAGATCTCAATTCCAGCGACGGTTTCATTAGATATCTTACAACTAGAATCCCTCTTTTTTCCGATCCAGTTCCTCCACCACCGCGAACCCCAGTTAGATTCAGGCATGATACACTTTTTAGTTATTGGGAGAGCCCAAGTACTCTCTTTCGGATCCAGGAAACGGCTCTCAGAGATCTTTTTTCCTTTTGGAAGATACAGGAGCGAAACAATCAACCTATTGATATTGGAAGAGCCAAAAGAT from Juglans regia voucher JREG20151001 chloroplast, complete genome carries:
- the ycf2 gene encoding Ycf2, giving the protein MKGHQFKSWIFEFREILREINNSHYFLDSWTQFNSVGSFIPIFFHQERFIKLLDSQIWSILLSRNSQGSTSNRYFTIKGVVLFVVAVLIYRINNRKMVERKNLYLTGLLPIPMNFIGPRNDTLEESFGSSNINRLIVSLLYLPKGKKISESRFLDPKESTWALPITKKCIMPESNWGSRWWRNWIGKKRDSSCKISNETVAGIEISFQEKDIKYLEFLFVYYIDDPIRKDHDWELFDRLSPRKRRNIINLNSGQLFEILVKDWICYLMFAFREKIPIEVEGFFKQQVAGSTIQSNDIEHVSHLFSKNKWAISLQNCAQFHMWQFRQDLFFSWGKNPHESDFLRNISRENWIWLDNVWLVNKDRFFSKVRNVSSNIQYDSTRSSFVQVTDSSQLKGSSDQSRDHFDSISNEDSEYHTLINQREIQQLKERSILWDPSFLQTERTEIESDRFPKCLSGYSSMSRLFTEREKQMNNHLLPEEIEEFLGNPTRSIRSFFSDRWSELHLGSNPTERSIRDQKLLKKEQDVSFVPSRRSEKKEIVNIFKIITYLQNTVSIHPISSDPGCDMVPKDELDMDSSNKISFLNKNPFFDLFHLVRDRNRGGYTLHHDFESEERFQEMADIFTLSITEPDLAYHKGFTLSIDSCRLDQKQFLNEVFNSRDESKKKYLLVLPPIFYEENESFYRRIRKKWVRTSCGNDLEDPKPKIVVFASNNIMEAVNQYRLIRNLIQIQYNTCGYIINVLNRFFLMNRSDRNFEYGIQRDQIGNDTLNHRTIMKYTINQHLSNLKKSQKKWFDPRIFISRTERSMNRDPNAYRYKWSNGSKNFQEHLEHFISEQKSRFHFQVVFDRLRINQYSIDWSEVIDKKDLSKSLPFFLSKLLLFLSKFLLFLSNSLPFFFVSFGNIPIHRSEIHIYELKGPNDQLCNQLLESIGLQIVHLKKWKPFLLDDHDTSQKSKFLINGGTISPFLFNKIPKWWMIDSFHTRNNRRKSFDNTDSYFSMISHDQDNWPNPAKPFHRSSLISSFYKANRLRFLNNPHHFCFDCNKRFPFYVEKARVNNYDFTYGQFLNILFIRNKIFSLCGGKKKHAFLERDTISPIESQVSNIFIPNDFPQSGDERYNLYKSLHFPIRSDPFVRRAIYSIADIFGTPLTEGQIVNFERTYCKPLSDMNLSDSEGKNLQQYLNFNSNMGLIHTPYSEKYLPSEKRKKRSLCLKKCLEKGQMYRTFQRDSAFSTLSKWNLFQTYMPWFLTSTGYKYLNWIFLDTFSDLLPILSSSQKFVSIFHDIMHGSDISWRILQKKLWKTQWNQISEISSKCLHNLLLSAEMIHRNNESPLISTHLRSPNVREFLYSILFLLLVAGYLVRTHLLFVSRAYSELQTEFEKVKSLMIPSYMIELRKLLDRYPTSELNSLWLKNLFLVALEQLGDSIEEIRGYASGGNMLWGGSPAYGVKSIRSKKKYLNINLIDLISIIPNPINRIAFSRNTRHLSHTSKEIYSLIRKRKNVNGDWIDDKIESWVSNSDSIDDKEREFLVQFSTLTTEKRIDQILWSLTHSDHLSKNDSGYQMIEQPGAIYLRYLVDIHKKYLMNYEFNTSCLAERRIFLAHYQTITYSQTSCGANRFHFPSHGKPFSLRLALSPSRGILVIGSIGIGRSYLVKYLAENSYVPFITVFLNKFLDNKPKGFLIDDSDDIGDSDDIDRDLDTELELLTMTNALTMDMMPEIDRFYITLQFELAKAMSPCIIWIPNIHDLDVNESNYLSLGLLVNYLSRDCERRSTRNILVIASTHIPQKVDPALIAPNKLNTCIKIRRLLIPQQRKHFFTLSYTRGFHLEKKMFHTNGFGSITMGSNVRDLVALTNEALSISITQKKFIIDTNIIRSALHRQTWDLRSQVRSVHDHGILFYQIGRAVAQNVLLSNCSIDPISLYMKKKSCNEGDSYLYKWYFELGTSMKKLTILLYLLSCSAGSVAQDLWSLPGPDEKNGITSYGLVENDSDLVHGLLEVEGTLVGSSRTEKDCSQFDNDRVTLLLRPEPRNPLDMMQNGSCSIVDQRFLYEQYESEFEEGEREGVLERQQIEEDLFNHIVWAPRIWRPWAFRYNQIERPNELGFPYWARSFRGKRIIYDEEDELQENDSEFLQSRTVQYQTRDRSSKEQGFFLISQFIWDPADPLFFLFKNQPFVSVFSYREFFADEEMPKGLLTSQTDLPTSIYKRWFSKNTQEKHFELLIYRQRWLRTNSSLSNGFFRSNTPSESYQYLSNLFLSNGTLLDQMTKTLLKKRWLFPDETKIGFM